A stretch of Astyanax mexicanus isolate ESR-SI-001 chromosome 21, AstMex3_surface, whole genome shotgun sequence DNA encodes these proteins:
- the olfm2b gene encoding noelin-2: protein MSVPILKIGMVLSTMAMVTNWMSQTLPSLVGLNQTLARPGTSEKIISALYPGQDEGWQVFGSVADAKGKCVCTLVAPPQNLCRKDPRHTRLRQLTEHVQNVSQYLEVLDLRTSRDLHYLRESEQRVNSVERRVKTAHNNLQSLSAKGLQDLKQSVNECLPLLAVVAQYSADVGQLDYLKQEVERLSTALILLQEQLEAYDYSQLQHRAILLEDQLHTCINTLGCGRLTGISSPVTIRSFGSRFGSWMMDSMMPSSDNRVWSMDGYFKGRRVLEYGSIDDFTKGQNFVVHQLPHPWAGTGHVVYNGSLYYNKHQTNIIVQYHLLTRSVLLQRSLGQAGYNNTFPYSWGGSSDIDLMADETGLWAVYTTIPNGGNMVVSRLNPATLEVVRSWDTGFPKRSAGEAFLICGTLYVTNSHLAGAKVHFAYHTNTSSYEYTDIPFHNQYSHISMLDYNPRERALYTWNNGHQVLYNVTLFHLIQSFADT, encoded by the exons GCGCTGTACCCGGGGCAGGATGAGGGGTGGCAGGTGTTCGGCTCAGTGGCGGATGCGAAGGGGAAGTGTGTGTGTACTCTCGTCGCCCCCCCACAGAACCTCTGCAGAAAAGACCCACGACACACTCGCCTACGCCAGCTCACGGAGCAT gtTCAGAACGTGTCTCAGTATTTGGAGGTGCTGGATTTGCGAACATCTCGAGATCTGCATTATCTTCGAGAGTCGGAGCAGCGAGTGAATTCAGTCGAACGAAGAGTGAAAACAGCCCATAATAACCTCCAGAGCCTCTCCGCTAAAGGCCTACAG GACCTGAAGCAGAGCGTGAACGAGTGTCTCCCCCTGCTGGCGGTTGTAGCTCAGTACAGCGCAGACGTGGGGCAGCTGGACTACCTTAAGCAGGAGGTGGAGAGGTTAAGCACCGCCCTCATTCTCCTACAGGAGCAGCTGGAGGCCTACGATTACAGCCAATTACAGCACAGGGCCATCTTACTGGAGGACCAGCTACACACCTGCATCAACACACTCg GATGTGGTAGGCTAACAGGCATCAGTAGCCCGGTCACCATTAGGTCCTTTGGGTCCCGATTTGGCTCGTGGATGATGGACAGTATGATGCCCAGCTCGGATAACCGG GTCTGGTCTATGGACGGGTACTTTAAGGGCCGGCGAGTCTTAGAGTACGGGTCCATCGACGACTTCACCAAGGGACAGAACTTCGTGGTGCATCAGCTTCCCCATCCGTGGGCAG GTACGGGTCACGTCGTTTATAACGGTTCTCTTTACTACAACAAACACCAGACCAACATCATCGTCCAGTACCACCTACTCACCCGGAGCGTCCTGCTGCAGCGCAGTCTGGGCCAGGCCGGCTACAACAACACCTTCCCCTACTCCTGGGGTGGCTCGTCCGACATCGACCTCATGGCTGACGAGACCGGCCTGTGGGCGGTGTACACTACCATCCCCAACGGCGGGAACATGGTGGTGAGCCGGCTGAACCCCGCAACCCTGGAGGTGGTGAGGTCCTGGGACACGGGCTTCCCCAAACGAAGCGCCGGGGAGGCGTTCCTGATCTGCGGAACGCTGTACGTCACCAACTCGCACCTGGCCGGAGCCAAGGTCCACTTCGCCTACCACACGAACACGTCCTCGTACGAGTACACGGACATACCCTTCCACAACCAGTATTCGCACATCTCCATGCTGGACTACAACCCGCGAGAGAGGGCGCTCTACACGTGGAACAATGGCCACCAGGTGCTCTACAACGTCACGCTCTTCCACCTGATCCAGAGCTTCGCCGACACCTAG